The following coding sequences are from one Devosia neptuniae window:
- a CDS encoding autotransporter domain-containing protein, with translation MKTRRKRLAALRRGTALVAIAGTGVLIGMPRTEAQSRIDYVYSPEAGPGGIYLSGINRAGTHVIGQWSRESSGLFRATVWGPDGLPVDLDTDVFSSSYASGISDDASVVVGYNTALAEAGAFRWSATEGIEYIGTLGGNRSWAFDVSGDGNIVVGRASRADADIRGFVWISGATTGVAGNAQMYQLQELSDLATDHYVEGISRDGRYVIGSENGADGWQPIRWDVDDIENGNGDVMGLGTLTGTAGDSAFGSDISDNGSVVVGYSDDGDGNYHAFRWVEGATGGVAANMQMYDLGTLGGDHSWAYALSGTGDVVVGESLVADGQNTAFRWSEATGMIAVSEWLEAAGVDVGTDHLINANDVSGDGNVIVGRMSTPDGELRGYIARVIPPDPGPGPGPGPGPGPGGGLMDIEEYHRSLFSSTQIANAGQFLAWLPFNGAHHRPLLSQKSLSQESCVWATGDLARHGDSGTGLGLAEIGACTDLFGGAVRAGISVGTSHSWQDLAHGGHSDLSGQYLLGEVDWQPDGTPLLFSLTGMLGGWQAELQRGYSNGAATAYSDGQTDLGSGVIRLRADWLEAATIGNTTLNPWASIAAGRTDIDGFVESGGPFPARFDGQSLTSYEARLGLTAVTEFSASTALSTTLEVAHRVGDGAAANGNVIGLFDFSMGGGQQGQTWLRIGADLDHKLSDNVGLSLSVNAATRGQDASIGGSLGLKAVF, from the coding sequence ATGAAGACGAGACGGAAACGGCTGGCAGCGCTGCGGCGTGGCACGGCGCTGGTGGCAATTGCCGGGACCGGTGTACTGATCGGGATGCCGCGCACTGAGGCGCAAAGCCGCATCGACTACGTCTATTCACCCGAGGCGGGTCCAGGGGGAATTTATCTATCCGGGATAAACCGGGCGGGCACCCATGTGATCGGACAATGGTCCAGAGAATCGTCCGGTCTGTTCCGGGCGACAGTGTGGGGGCCAGACGGGCTGCCGGTGGATCTCGACACGGATGTCTTCTCCAGCTCTTACGCCAGCGGTATTTCGGACGATGCTTCAGTGGTCGTCGGCTACAATACCGCCTTGGCGGAGGCCGGGGCGTTCCGCTGGAGCGCCACTGAAGGCATCGAATATATCGGCACACTCGGCGGCAATCGAAGCTGGGCCTTTGACGTGTCCGGTGACGGCAATATCGTGGTCGGCCGCGCCAGCCGCGCCGATGCCGACATTCGGGGGTTTGTCTGGATCAGTGGCGCCACGACCGGCGTTGCCGGCAACGCCCAGATGTATCAGTTGCAGGAACTCAGCGATCTCGCGACAGATCACTATGTCGAGGGCATCTCCCGCGACGGCCGCTATGTCATCGGCAGCGAGAACGGCGCCGATGGCTGGCAACCCATACGCTGGGATGTCGACGACATCGAGAATGGCAATGGCGACGTCATGGGATTGGGCACCCTGACCGGCACGGCCGGCGACTCCGCCTTCGGTTCCGATATCTCCGACAACGGCAGCGTGGTGGTGGGATACAGCGACGACGGCGACGGCAACTATCACGCCTTTCGCTGGGTCGAGGGGGCCACCGGCGGCGTGGCCGCCAACATGCAGATGTACGATCTGGGAACGTTGGGCGGCGACCACAGTTGGGCCTACGCCCTATCGGGCACTGGCGACGTCGTGGTCGGAGAATCATTGGTCGCCGACGGACAAAATACGGCGTTCCGGTGGAGCGAGGCGACCGGGATGATCGCTGTTTCTGAATGGCTGGAGGCCGCCGGTGTCGATGTCGGCACGGATCACCTGATAAACGCCAACGACGTATCGGGCGACGGCAATGTCATCGTGGGCCGGATGTCCACGCCGGATGGCGAGCTCAGGGGCTATATCGCCCGGGTCATTCCGCCCGATCCCGGTCCTGGCCCCGGTCCCGGCCCGGGGCCTGGCCCCGGCGGTGGTTTGATGGACATCGAGGAGTATCATCGCTCCCTGTTCTCGAGCACCCAGATTGCCAATGCCGGCCAGTTTCTGGCCTGGTTGCCGTTCAATGGCGCCCATCACCGGCCGCTGCTGAGCCAGAAAAGCCTGTCGCAGGAATCCTGCGTCTGGGCGACGGGCGACCTAGCCCGGCACGGCGATAGTGGCACGGGCCTCGGCCTGGCCGAGATCGGCGCCTGTACCGATCTGTTCGGTGGCGCGGTGCGCGCCGGCATCAGCGTGGGCACCAGCCATTCCTGGCAGGATCTGGCCCATGGCGGCCACAGCGATCTATCGGGGCAATATCTGCTGGGCGAGGTCGATTGGCAGCCCGATGGCACGCCCTTGCTGTTCTCGCTCACCGGCATGCTGGGCGGCTGGCAGGCCGAGCTGCAGCGTGGCTATAGCAATGGCGCGGCGACGGCCTATTCCGACGGCCAGACCGATCTGGGCAGCGGCGTCATCCGGCTGCGTGCCGACTGGCTGGAAGCGGCCACCATCGGCAATACGACGCTCAACCCATGGGCCTCCATCGCGGCCGGGCGCACCGATATTGACGGTTTCGTCGAAAGCGGTGGCCCCTTCCCCGCTCGCTTCGATGGACAATCGCTGACCTCCTATGAGGCGCGGCTGGGCCTGACGGCGGTGACCGAATTCTCGGCCAGCACCGCGCTGAGCACGACTTTGGAAGTCGCCCACCGTGTCGGCGATGGGGCGGCAGCCAATGGCAATGTGATCGGGCTGTTCGACTTCAGCATGGGCGGCGGCCAGCAGGGCCAGACCTGGCTGCGGATCGGCGCCGATCTCGATCACAAACTGAGCGACAATGTCGGCCTTTCGCTATCGGTCAATGCGGCAACCCGTGGCCAAGATGCCAGCATTGGCGGCAGCCTTGGCCTCAAGGCGGTATTTTGA
- a CDS encoding AraC family transcriptional regulator yields the protein MQDWLFASGDSRWRHDFGRHERINFAAGPVRAFMEQKQMFPGILLYRAGTDGSSAFRIAMEGVSNTGQMVLGGMLGGAGTVAMEGCDEQSWREEGRFFSLTPIERRVVYDVRAQGDWQAVAIRLEEEALDFLGAENDLPPAVREALSGKRNDMAATAPLPAPMRTLAQALLRPAYGGAMAHIYRQAKVLELLAHQFDILGEMRTGLAMPLGPELRRVREARERLLADLRDPPDLASLAAAVGMTPRRLNRSFRLLFGTTIFDYLRDARLDAARAALEAGSTLPLKQLAWELGYNQASNFVTAFRRRFGVPPGYYRRVRESDR from the coding sequence ATGCAGGATTGGCTGTTTGCCAGTGGCGATAGCAGATGGAGGCATGATTTCGGCCGGCACGAGCGGATCAATTTCGCCGCCGGGCCGGTGCGAGCCTTCATGGAGCAAAAGCAGATGTTCCCCGGCATCCTGCTCTATCGCGCCGGAACCGATGGCAGCAGCGCCTTTCGCATTGCCATGGAGGGCGTGTCCAATACCGGCCAGATGGTGCTGGGCGGCATGCTGGGTGGTGCTGGCACCGTGGCCATGGAGGGTTGCGACGAGCAGAGCTGGCGCGAGGAGGGCCGCTTCTTTTCGCTGACGCCGATCGAGCGCCGGGTTGTCTATGACGTGCGGGCGCAAGGCGATTGGCAGGCCGTGGCCATTCGGCTGGAAGAAGAGGCGCTCGATTTCCTGGGCGCCGAGAACGACCTGCCGCCCGCGGTGCGCGAGGCCCTGAGTGGCAAGCGCAACGACATGGCGGCGACGGCACCGCTGCCCGCGCCCATGCGCACGCTGGCGCAGGCGCTGCTGCGGCCCGCTTATGGCGGGGCCATGGCCCATATCTACCGGCAGGCCAAGGTGCTCGAATTGCTGGCCCATCAATTCGATATTCTGGGTGAAATGCGCACCGGCCTCGCCATGCCGCTGGGGCCTGAACTGCGCCGGGTGCGCGAAGCGCGCGAGCGGCTATTGGCCGACCTGCGCGACCCGCCGGACCTGGCGAGCCTGGCCGCTGCGGTGGGCATGACGCCGCGGCGGCTGAACCGCAGCTTCCGGCTGCTGTTCGGCACCACGATTTTCGACTATCTGCGCGATGCCCGGCTGGATGCCGCCCGGGCGGCGCTGGAGGCCGGCTCCACCCTGCCGCTCAAGCAATTGGCCTGGGAGCTGGGCTATAACCAGGCGAGCAATTTCGTCACCGCCTTCCGCCGCCGCTTCGGCGTGCCACCCGGCTATTACCGCCGCGTCCGCGAGAGCGACCGCTAG
- a CDS encoding LacI family DNA-binding transcriptional regulator, giving the protein MSKITLQAIADQLGISKFAVSRALSGKVGVSEQTRALVRSKAVELGYFKGAGAAPRAAIHIVFHDHDPVNSELWMQMQNGIQSEAALSGYEVQLHWTRSAEQIENVARASAGMVLVGQHGEETLAALRRTRKPVVRLGWVSPLDPVDQVTGADHEAGSAIGQYLRERGHRIVGFVHGTRVLRGRMERLFGLNEAYVGCPGARVHEIQYGEEGFATAFKTLLEQGDRPTALFCSHDGLAVHVISELHRLGYKVPEDISIIGYGDFAAALQISPPLTTIRLPGEDMGIAAFRLLLERMNSSRRQLPPQRVMIVPKLIERESVFRLQQD; this is encoded by the coding sequence GTGAGCAAAATCACCCTTCAGGCTATCGCCGACCAATTGGGCATTTCCAAATTCGCCGTCTCGCGCGCTTTGTCCGGCAAGGTTGGCGTCAGCGAACAGACCCGTGCGCTGGTGCGCAGCAAGGCGGTGGAGCTGGGCTATTTCAAGGGCGCGGGCGCCGCGCCGCGCGCCGCGATCCATATCGTTTTCCACGATCATGACCCGGTAAACAGTGAACTCTGGATGCAGATGCAGAACGGCATCCAGTCCGAAGCCGCCCTGTCGGGCTATGAAGTGCAACTGCACTGGACGCGCAGCGCCGAGCAGATCGAGAACGTCGCCCGGGCCAGCGCGGGCATGGTGTTGGTCGGCCAGCATGGCGAGGAAACCCTGGCTGCGCTCCGGCGCACGCGTAAGCCCGTCGTACGGCTGGGCTGGGTGTCCCCGCTCGATCCGGTCGACCAGGTCACCGGCGCCGACCACGAAGCGGGCAGCGCGATCGGCCAATATCTGCGCGAGCGGGGCCACCGCATTGTCGGCTTCGTGCATGGCACGCGCGTGCTGCGCGGCCGCATGGAGCGCCTGTTCGGGCTGAATGAAGCCTATGTCGGTTGCCCGGGCGCGCGGGTGCATGAAATCCAATATGGCGAAGAAGGCTTTGCCACCGCCTTCAAGACCCTGTTGGAGCAGGGGGATCGGCCCACGGCCCTGTTCTGCTCGCATGACGGGCTGGCCGTGCATGTTATCTCCGAACTGCACCGGCTCGGCTACAAGGTGCCCGAGGATATTTCCATTATCGGCTATGGCGATTTCGCCGCGGCTTTGCAGATTTCCCCGCCTCTCACCACCATTCGCCTGCCGGGCGAGGACATGGGCATAGCCGCCTTCCGCCTGCTGCTCGAACGCATGAACAGTTCCCGCCGCCAATTGCCGCCCCAGCGCGTCATGATCGTGCCCAAGCTGATCGAGCGGGAATCCGTGTTCCGGCTGCAGCAGGATTAA